In a single window of the Cygnus olor isolate bCygOlo1 chromosome 5, bCygOlo1.pri.v2, whole genome shotgun sequence genome:
- the SLC35F4 gene encoding solute carrier family 35 member F4 isoform X5: MAITGIVMMAYADGFQGDSIIGVAYAVGSASTSALYKVLFKMFLGSANFGEAAHFVSTLGFFNLIFISVTPIILYFTKVEYWSPFSAVPWGYLCGVAGLWLAFNILVNVGVVLTYPILISIGTVLSVPGNAAVDLLKHKMIFSVVRLGATIIICIGFLLMLLPEEWDEITLRFINSLKEKKSEDHADDITDSSVHTRSRSRANGTVSIPLA; this comes from the exons ATGGCAATCACAGGAATCGTAATGATGGCATATGCAGATGGTTTCCAGGGTGATTCAATTATCGGGGTAGCATATGCTGTTGGATCAGCCTCTACATCTGCATTATATAAG GTTTTGTTCAAGATGTTTCTTGGCAGTGCAAACTTCGGGGAGGCCGCTCATTTTGTCTCCACCTTGGGCTTcttcaatttaattttcatctcaGTTACCCCCATCATACTGTACTTTACCAAAGTGGAGTACTGGTCGCCGTTCTCTGCTGTGCCGTGGGGTTACCTGTGCGGAGTGGCTGGCCTCTGGTTAG cgTTCAACATTCTGGTTAATGTTGGCGTCGTGCTTACGTACCCCATCCTGATCTCTATCGGCACGGTGCTCAGCGTCCCTGGCAATGCAG CTGTAGATCTCCTGAAGCACAAAATGATCTTCAGTGTGGTGAGGCTGGGAGCCACCATCATCATTTGCATTGGGTTTCTGCTGATGCTGCTCCCCGAGGAGTGGGATGAAATCACCCTGAGGTTCATCAACAGCTTAAAGGAGAAGAAGAGCGAGGATCACGCCGACGACATCACAGACTCCAGCGTACACACGAGAAGCAGAAGTAGAGCTAACGGGACAGTGTCTATACCACTGGCTTAG
- the SLC35F4 gene encoding solute carrier family 35 member F4 isoform X2 — protein MDGKAAPNGVATIEDRILRITGYYGYYPGYSSQKSASRSSVIQCKPGGNCPSRHRGMTRQLSPLSVAEDSAAPILELQNRSPSGICRHSRVERQSRSGEEGTQTHTESSSQEAEGQTRCQSCTSTFLKLIWRFLIILSVSSSWVGTTQFVKITYETFDCPFFMTWFSTNWNIMVFPIYYSGHLATAQEKQSPIKKIRECSRIFGEDGLTLKLFLKRTAPFSILWTLTNYLYLLALKKLTATDVSALFCCNKAFVFLLSWIVLKDRFMGARIVAAIMAITGIVMMAYADGFQGDSIIGVAYAVGSASTSALYKVLFKMFLGSANFGEAAHFVSTLGFFNLIFISVTPIILYFTKVEYWSPFSAVPWGYLCGVAGLWLAFNILVNVGVVLTYPILISIGTVLSVPGNAAVDLLKHKMIFSVVRLGATIIICIGFLLMLLPEEWDEITLRFINSLKEKKSEDHADDITDSSVHTRSRSRANGTVSIPLA, from the exons GTGCCTCACGATCATCTGTCATCCAATGCAAGCCAGGAGGCAACTGCCCCAGCAGACACAGAGGCATGACTAGGCAGCTCTCCCCTCTATCTGTTGCTGAAGATTCTGCTGCTCCCATTCTTGAGCTGCAGAATCGAAGTCCCTCGGGAATCTGTCGGCACAGCAGAGTCGAGAGGCAGAGCAGATCAG GAGAAGAAGGAACACAAACGcacacagagagcagcagccaaGAAGCTGAGGGACAGACACGATGCCAATCTTGCACATCCACGTTTCTTAAGCTCATCTGGAGATTTCTGATCATTTTGTCCGTCTCTTCCTCCTGGGTCGGGACCACGCAGTTTGTCAAAATCACGTATGAGACCTTTGACTGTCCTTTTTTCATGACTTGGTTCTCAACAAACTGGAACATTATGGTGTTTCCCATTTATTATTCTGGGCACCTTGCAACTGCACAGGAGAAGCAGTCTCCAATCAAAAAAATCAG ggAATGCAGTCGGATTTTTGGTGAAGACGGTTTGACGCTGAAACTCTTTCTTAAAAGGACTGCTCCCTTTTCTATTCTGTGGACTTTGACTAACTACTTGTATTTACTGGCTTTAAAGAAGCTGACAGCCACAGACGTCTCTGCCCTGTTCTGTTGTAACAAAGCTTTtgtcttcttgctttcttgGATCGTGCTGAAAGACAGGTTCATGGGAGCAAGG ATAGTGGCAGCAATAATGGCAATCACAGGAATCGTAATGATGGCATATGCAGATGGTTTCCAGGGTGATTCAATTATCGGGGTAGCATATGCTGTTGGATCAGCCTCTACATCTGCATTATATAAG GTTTTGTTCAAGATGTTTCTTGGCAGTGCAAACTTCGGGGAGGCCGCTCATTTTGTCTCCACCTTGGGCTTcttcaatttaattttcatctcaGTTACCCCCATCATACTGTACTTTACCAAAGTGGAGTACTGGTCGCCGTTCTCTGCTGTGCCGTGGGGTTACCTGTGCGGAGTGGCTGGCCTCTGGTTAG cgTTCAACATTCTGGTTAATGTTGGCGTCGTGCTTACGTACCCCATCCTGATCTCTATCGGCACGGTGCTCAGCGTCCCTGGCAATGCAG CTGTAGATCTCCTGAAGCACAAAATGATCTTCAGTGTGGTGAGGCTGGGAGCCACCATCATCATTTGCATTGGGTTTCTGCTGATGCTGCTCCCCGAGGAGTGGGATGAAATCACCCTGAGGTTCATCAACAGCTTAAAGGAGAAGAAGAGCGAGGATCACGCCGACGACATCACAGACTCCAGCGTACACACGAGAAGCAGAAGTAGAGCTAACGGGACAGTGTCTATACCACTGGCTTAG
- the SLC35F4 gene encoding solute carrier family 35 member F4 isoform X3, translating to MKKHSARVAPLPSYSVSELNSPVPDGASRSSVIQCKPGGNCPSRHRGMTRQLSPLSVAEDSAAPILELQNRSPSGICRHSRVERQSRSGEEGTQTHTESSSQEAEGQTRCQSCTSTFLKLIWRFLIILSVSSSWVGTTQFVKITYETFDCPFFMTWFSTNWNIMVFPIYYSGHLATAQEKQSPIKKIRECSRIFGEDGLTLKLFLKRTAPFSILWTLTNYLYLLALKKLTATDVSALFCCNKAFVFLLSWIVLKDRFMGARIVAAIMAITGIVMMAYADGFQGDSIIGVAYAVGSASTSALYKVLFKMFLGSANFGEAAHFVSTLGFFNLIFISVTPIILYFTKVEYWSPFSAVPWGYLCGVAGLWLAFNILVNVGVVLTYPILISIGTVLSVPGNAAVDLLKHKMIFSVVRLGATIIICIGFLLMLLPEEWDEITLRFINSLKEKKSEDHADDITDSSVHTRSRSRANGTVSIPLA from the exons GTGCCTCACGATCATCTGTCATCCAATGCAAGCCAGGAGGCAACTGCCCCAGCAGACACAGAGGCATGACTAGGCAGCTCTCCCCTCTATCTGTTGCTGAAGATTCTGCTGCTCCCATTCTTGAGCTGCAGAATCGAAGTCCCTCGGGAATCTGTCGGCACAGCAGAGTCGAGAGGCAGAGCAGATCAG GAGAAGAAGGAACACAAACGcacacagagagcagcagccaaGAAGCTGAGGGACAGACACGATGCCAATCTTGCACATCCACGTTTCTTAAGCTCATCTGGAGATTTCTGATCATTTTGTCCGTCTCTTCCTCCTGGGTCGGGACCACGCAGTTTGTCAAAATCACGTATGAGACCTTTGACTGTCCTTTTTTCATGACTTGGTTCTCAACAAACTGGAACATTATGGTGTTTCCCATTTATTATTCTGGGCACCTTGCAACTGCACAGGAGAAGCAGTCTCCAATCAAAAAAATCAG ggAATGCAGTCGGATTTTTGGTGAAGACGGTTTGACGCTGAAACTCTTTCTTAAAAGGACTGCTCCCTTTTCTATTCTGTGGACTTTGACTAACTACTTGTATTTACTGGCTTTAAAGAAGCTGACAGCCACAGACGTCTCTGCCCTGTTCTGTTGTAACAAAGCTTTtgtcttcttgctttcttgGATCGTGCTGAAAGACAGGTTCATGGGAGCAAGG ATAGTGGCAGCAATAATGGCAATCACAGGAATCGTAATGATGGCATATGCAGATGGTTTCCAGGGTGATTCAATTATCGGGGTAGCATATGCTGTTGGATCAGCCTCTACATCTGCATTATATAAG GTTTTGTTCAAGATGTTTCTTGGCAGTGCAAACTTCGGGGAGGCCGCTCATTTTGTCTCCACCTTGGGCTTcttcaatttaattttcatctcaGTTACCCCCATCATACTGTACTTTACCAAAGTGGAGTACTGGTCGCCGTTCTCTGCTGTGCCGTGGGGTTACCTGTGCGGAGTGGCTGGCCTCTGGTTAG cgTTCAACATTCTGGTTAATGTTGGCGTCGTGCTTACGTACCCCATCCTGATCTCTATCGGCACGGTGCTCAGCGTCCCTGGCAATGCAG CTGTAGATCTCCTGAAGCACAAAATGATCTTCAGTGTGGTGAGGCTGGGAGCCACCATCATCATTTGCATTGGGTTTCTGCTGATGCTGCTCCCCGAGGAGTGGGATGAAATCACCCTGAGGTTCATCAACAGCTTAAAGGAGAAGAAGAGCGAGGATCACGCCGACGACATCACAGACTCCAGCGTACACACGAGAAGCAGAAGTAGAGCTAACGGGACAGTGTCTATACCACTGGCTTAG
- the CCDC198 gene encoding uncharacterized protein CCDC198, whose product MNSRGGTARGFFLLPKPPLYTMGLSSSKAHPKVTRVAPMLSSEDLPAHPIPHPAVLGGPILRPPAVGEWGTPTFHGQLPPLRNTSYGRASTGPLSFNTVPADEGSSIIKLHPPRRPQRLEPAGLPRGIAPAKPWSQHDVDAAPKAKALEKSGQSLRALPGRRQHLHKLQMLELTRQRREAELKRNLHREAKINKQKIKEFSPKKVLDTRQRGDSTSSRDLVPAEHNQHFNGDPGNRGDGGLSGQHDGKVGLWLCREPRTRDLLWDTSSTDSGGCEREERKLHRKPALVRTRTERVSLFDEFFDTDF is encoded by the exons ATGAACTCCAG GGGGGGCACAGCACGaggtttcttccttctcccaaaGCCCCCGCTCTACACCATGGGCCTGAGCTCTTCCAAGGCGCACCCCAAGGTGACCAGGGTGGCACCGATGCTCTCCAGCGAGGACCTGCCCGCTCACCCCATCCCACACCctgcggtgctgggggggcccATCCTGCGCCCGCCAGCCGTGGGGGAGTGGGGAACCCCCACATTTCATGGGCAGCTCCCCCCTCTCCGCAACACCTCCTACGGGAGGGCCTCCACAG GGCCCCTTTCCTTCAACACCGTGCCGGCAGATGAAGGCAGCAGCATCATCAAACTGCACCCGCCTCGGCGACCACAA AGGCTTGAACCCGCCGGCCTTCCACGGGGGATTGCTCCTGCAAAGCCCTGGAGTCAGCACGACGTGGATGCAGCCCCAAAAGCCAAG GCTCTGGAGAAGAGCGGGCAGAGCCTGAGAGCCCTCCCTGGCAGGCGGCAGCACTTGCACAAGCTGCAGATGCTGGAGCTGACCCGCCAGCGCCGAGAG gcagagctgaagcGAAATCTCCACAGGGAGGCAAAAAtcaataaacaaaaaatcaagGAATTCAGCCCGAAGAAAGTCCTTGACACTCGCCAGAGAGGTGACAGCACCAGCAGCCGAGACCTTGTCCCCGCTGAGCACAATCAGCATTTTAATGGAGACCCTG GAAACAGAGGGGATGGTGGACTCTCAGGGCAGCATGACGGCAAGGTCGGGctgtggctctgcagggagccGCGCACCAGGGACCTGCTCTGGGACACCTCCAGCACCGACTCGGGGGGCTGcgagagggaagagaggaaactTCACCGCAAACCTGCGCTGGTGAGGACCAGGACGGAGAGGGTTTCTCTCTTCGACGAGTTCTTCGATACAGATTTCTAG
- the SLC35F4 gene encoding solute carrier family 35 member F4 isoform X1, translating to MPCPDGQGRSNNQRLFAWEVLHAGGEVSTLPGSQCFQTPKMSQLGASRSSVIQCKPGGNCPSRHRGMTRQLSPLSVAEDSAAPILELQNRSPSGICRHSRVERQSRSGEEGTQTHTESSSQEAEGQTRCQSCTSTFLKLIWRFLIILSVSSSWVGTTQFVKITYETFDCPFFMTWFSTNWNIMVFPIYYSGHLATAQEKQSPIKKIRECSRIFGEDGLTLKLFLKRTAPFSILWTLTNYLYLLALKKLTATDVSALFCCNKAFVFLLSWIVLKDRFMGARIVAAIMAITGIVMMAYADGFQGDSIIGVAYAVGSASTSALYKVLFKMFLGSANFGEAAHFVSTLGFFNLIFISVTPIILYFTKVEYWSPFSAVPWGYLCGVAGLWLAFNILVNVGVVLTYPILISIGTVLSVPGNAAVDLLKHKMIFSVVRLGATIIICIGFLLMLLPEEWDEITLRFINSLKEKKSEDHADDITDSSVHTRSRSRANGTVSIPLA from the exons GTGCCTCACGATCATCTGTCATCCAATGCAAGCCAGGAGGCAACTGCCCCAGCAGACACAGAGGCATGACTAGGCAGCTCTCCCCTCTATCTGTTGCTGAAGATTCTGCTGCTCCCATTCTTGAGCTGCAGAATCGAAGTCCCTCGGGAATCTGTCGGCACAGCAGAGTCGAGAGGCAGAGCAGATCAG GAGAAGAAGGAACACAAACGcacacagagagcagcagccaaGAAGCTGAGGGACAGACACGATGCCAATCTTGCACATCCACGTTTCTTAAGCTCATCTGGAGATTTCTGATCATTTTGTCCGTCTCTTCCTCCTGGGTCGGGACCACGCAGTTTGTCAAAATCACGTATGAGACCTTTGACTGTCCTTTTTTCATGACTTGGTTCTCAACAAACTGGAACATTATGGTGTTTCCCATTTATTATTCTGGGCACCTTGCAACTGCACAGGAGAAGCAGTCTCCAATCAAAAAAATCAG ggAATGCAGTCGGATTTTTGGTGAAGACGGTTTGACGCTGAAACTCTTTCTTAAAAGGACTGCTCCCTTTTCTATTCTGTGGACTTTGACTAACTACTTGTATTTACTGGCTTTAAAGAAGCTGACAGCCACAGACGTCTCTGCCCTGTTCTGTTGTAACAAAGCTTTtgtcttcttgctttcttgGATCGTGCTGAAAGACAGGTTCATGGGAGCAAGG ATAGTGGCAGCAATAATGGCAATCACAGGAATCGTAATGATGGCATATGCAGATGGTTTCCAGGGTGATTCAATTATCGGGGTAGCATATGCTGTTGGATCAGCCTCTACATCTGCATTATATAAG GTTTTGTTCAAGATGTTTCTTGGCAGTGCAAACTTCGGGGAGGCCGCTCATTTTGTCTCCACCTTGGGCTTcttcaatttaattttcatctcaGTTACCCCCATCATACTGTACTTTACCAAAGTGGAGTACTGGTCGCCGTTCTCTGCTGTGCCGTGGGGTTACCTGTGCGGAGTGGCTGGCCTCTGGTTAG cgTTCAACATTCTGGTTAATGTTGGCGTCGTGCTTACGTACCCCATCCTGATCTCTATCGGCACGGTGCTCAGCGTCCCTGGCAATGCAG CTGTAGATCTCCTGAAGCACAAAATGATCTTCAGTGTGGTGAGGCTGGGAGCCACCATCATCATTTGCATTGGGTTTCTGCTGATGCTGCTCCCCGAGGAGTGGGATGAAATCACCCTGAGGTTCATCAACAGCTTAAAGGAGAAGAAGAGCGAGGATCACGCCGACGACATCACAGACTCCAGCGTACACACGAGAAGCAGAAGTAGAGCTAACGGGACAGTGTCTATACCACTGGCTTAG
- the SLC35F4 gene encoding solute carrier family 35 member F4 isoform X4, which yields MDGKAAPNGVATIEDRILRITGYYGYYPGYSSQKREEGTQTHTESSSQEAEGQTRCQSCTSTFLKLIWRFLIILSVSSSWVGTTQFVKITYETFDCPFFMTWFSTNWNIMVFPIYYSGHLATAQEKQSPIKKIRECSRIFGEDGLTLKLFLKRTAPFSILWTLTNYLYLLALKKLTATDVSALFCCNKAFVFLLSWIVLKDRFMGARIVAAIMAITGIVMMAYADGFQGDSIIGVAYAVGSASTSALYKVLFKMFLGSANFGEAAHFVSTLGFFNLIFISVTPIILYFTKVEYWSPFSAVPWGYLCGVAGLWLAFNILVNVGVVLTYPILISIGTVLSVPGNAAVDLLKHKMIFSVVRLGATIIICIGFLLMLLPEEWDEITLRFINSLKEKKSEDHADDITDSSVHTRSRSRANGTVSIPLA from the exons GAGAAGAAGGAACACAAACGcacacagagagcagcagccaaGAAGCTGAGGGACAGACACGATGCCAATCTTGCACATCCACGTTTCTTAAGCTCATCTGGAGATTTCTGATCATTTTGTCCGTCTCTTCCTCCTGGGTCGGGACCACGCAGTTTGTCAAAATCACGTATGAGACCTTTGACTGTCCTTTTTTCATGACTTGGTTCTCAACAAACTGGAACATTATGGTGTTTCCCATTTATTATTCTGGGCACCTTGCAACTGCACAGGAGAAGCAGTCTCCAATCAAAAAAATCAG ggAATGCAGTCGGATTTTTGGTGAAGACGGTTTGACGCTGAAACTCTTTCTTAAAAGGACTGCTCCCTTTTCTATTCTGTGGACTTTGACTAACTACTTGTATTTACTGGCTTTAAAGAAGCTGACAGCCACAGACGTCTCTGCCCTGTTCTGTTGTAACAAAGCTTTtgtcttcttgctttcttgGATCGTGCTGAAAGACAGGTTCATGGGAGCAAGG ATAGTGGCAGCAATAATGGCAATCACAGGAATCGTAATGATGGCATATGCAGATGGTTTCCAGGGTGATTCAATTATCGGGGTAGCATATGCTGTTGGATCAGCCTCTACATCTGCATTATATAAG GTTTTGTTCAAGATGTTTCTTGGCAGTGCAAACTTCGGGGAGGCCGCTCATTTTGTCTCCACCTTGGGCTTcttcaatttaattttcatctcaGTTACCCCCATCATACTGTACTTTACCAAAGTGGAGTACTGGTCGCCGTTCTCTGCTGTGCCGTGGGGTTACCTGTGCGGAGTGGCTGGCCTCTGGTTAG cgTTCAACATTCTGGTTAATGTTGGCGTCGTGCTTACGTACCCCATCCTGATCTCTATCGGCACGGTGCTCAGCGTCCCTGGCAATGCAG CTGTAGATCTCCTGAAGCACAAAATGATCTTCAGTGTGGTGAGGCTGGGAGCCACCATCATCATTTGCATTGGGTTTCTGCTGATGCTGCTCCCCGAGGAGTGGGATGAAATCACCCTGAGGTTCATCAACAGCTTAAAGGAGAAGAAGAGCGAGGATCACGCCGACGACATCACAGACTCCAGCGTACACACGAGAAGCAGAAGTAGAGCTAACGGGACAGTGTCTATACCACTGGCTTAG